The genome window ATTATATGGATAATAATAAACTTTTAAAATTATTTATTGAAGCCGGCAAATTAAAACGGATTAAAAGAACCGGATGGGCAATGAAAAATATTCCATGTCCGGAATCTGTTGCGGATCATTCTTTTCGCACATCTTTTATTGCTTTAATTTTAGGAACAATGCTTGAACTCAATGTAGAGAAATTATTAAAAATGAGTTTATTGCACGATTTACCAGAAATAATAACCGGAGACATAACACCTCATTGCGGTATTCCTGTTACTGAAAAGTACGAAAAAGAAAAAATCGCAATAAAAAAATTTAACGATATTTTTCCTGATAACAACTCAAGTATAGTCGATCTTTGGGAAGAATATGAAAGCAGAAATAGTCCAGAGGCCAGGTTGTTAAAAAATATTGATAAACTGGAAATGGCTATACAGGCTTTTGAATACCAAAAACAATATCCGGAAATTGATTTGGAGGAATTTATTAATAACGCAAAAATGAATATAAATAATCCTACCATACTTTCAATTTTTAAAGCGTTAACCCGGCAAATAACAGGGCAGCGATTTTCAAGCCCTGGTTTTGACTGCTGCCAATAGTTTTTTTCAGGTAAGGAACGTGAACAAAAAGCCGGACACTACGTACCTGGATCTTTACTGCTTTTCATCTTCAGGGAGAAAGCAAGGAGCGGTCTATTTTTTTTAGAGTGGTGACGGCTAATAGAATGCAACAGGACGGTAAAAAATAAATATATGCCTTCAAACGTACTTATAAGCACCCATTTTATGAGCAAATCCTATGGGGCACAGCCCTTGTTTACCGATATTTCTCTAAAGGTTTTAGAGAATGAGCGCCTGGGATTGATAGGTCCCAATGGCGCCGGGAAATCCACGTTATTGAAAATACTTGCGAATATGGAGCCTGCCGATTCAGGAGAGATTTCGCGAAAAAGAAACACAAACATGATTTACCTCCCGCAGGAGGACGTTCTAGACTCGGATAAAACCATAGAGGAAACCCTGTTCCACGCCATTCCCAAAGAGCTTGAGGCATGGCAAGTCAGTAAGCGACGCCAGAAAATCATTAGCCTCATTGAAATTGATAACACTAATCAAAAGGTAAAAACACTCTCCGGCGGTTTGCGCAAAAGGCTGGCCATTGGTCAAGCCCTTTTTCAAAAACCGGATTTACTCCTCATGGATGAGCCTACCAATCATCTGGATCTGGAGGGTATTTTGTGGTTGGAGAAAATTTTAAAAGATGCCGCCTTTGCTTTTGTACTGGTGAGCCACGATCGGTTCTTTCTGGAAAATACGACAAACCGTATTGTTGAACTGAATCGGCGGTATCCTGGGGGATTCATCAAAGTGGAGGGAAATTACAACGAATTTGCTGAAAAACGGGAGAAGTATATCCAGGAACAGGCAAAACAGGAAACCGTCCTTTCCAACAAAGTCCACCGTGAGATAGAATGGCTCCGTCGCGGTCCCAAGGCGAGAACATCAAAGGCGCGATATCGAATCGACAAGGCTTACCGGCTGGAGGAAAATCTTGAGACGATTAAGGGGCGTAACGCCCATAACAGGAGCGTTGATATCGCCTTTGAGAGCACCCACCGAAAAACTAAGAAACTATTGGATGCAAAAAAACTGAGAAAAAGCCTGGGTGGAAAACTCCTTTTTGACAATTTAAGCTTGCAACTCACACCAGGCAGGGGCATCGGGGTAATGGGACGTAATGGAACGGGGAAAAGTAGTCTCATTCATATTCTTAATGGTAAGCTGGCTCCCGAAGCCGGTTCTGTTAAAACGGCGGATGGTTTAAAGATCGTGACTTTTGATCAAAAAAGGGAGCTAAAGGACGGGAGCCGGACCTTGCGGCAAGTCCTGTCCCCGGAAGGAGACACGGTCATATATCAGGGGCGTCCTTTTCACGTGACCGTTTGGGCAAAGCGATTCCTCTTTAAAACAGAGCAATTGGACATGCCGGTTGCCGGGCTCTCCGGTGGAGAAAAGGCCCGGGTTTTTATAGCGAACTTGATGTTGCAACCGGCGGATATTCTCCTGTTAGACGAGCCCACCAACGATTTGGATATCCCCACGCTTGAGGTACTCGAAGATAGTCTGGAGGAATTCCCCGGCGCCATAGTCCTCATTACGCATGATCGGTTCCTCATGGAGCGTATTTGTGATCTTTTGCTTTACTTGGACGGGAATGGCAGTGCGGAATATTTTGCGGATTATGACCAATGGCTTCAATACAGGAAGATCAGGCTGTCCGCCAAACCTAACGCCGGGGAAACATCAAAAAGCCCCCCTGATAATAAGCCCCATAAGCTGGCCTACGAAGAGCGTAAGGAGCTAAACCGGATTGAAAGACAGATAGAAAAGGCAGAAGTAATTGCGGATAACTTAAAACAGCAGCTTCATGATCCTGACATCATGTGTGATGCCGATCGATTGGCGAAAATATATACCGAACATCAAAAAGCACAAAAGAAATTTGAGCATCTATATCAACGTTGGGAAGAATTAGAGTCAAGGAGTAACGGTATGGAATCTTAGTACCTTCTAATCCACTAACTATTTTTTAGGAGATTAAATTTTATGACGATCAAACATGATGGGGCGTAAACAGAAATAGTTCCAACAAAGCAAGTGTTAAATTGGGAATGGAGTCAGCATTGGAATCGGGTCAACTTACAGCATTGATTGCAAATGATTCCAGGAGGCGTAGCCGCCTGGAACCATTTGCAATCAGCCGCGCGGCTTTTTGCGTCGGCTGAATTTGCCTTGTTCGCCCTTTTATCTTGCTTTTAGGTAATTCTTTTAAGTCCCGATAGTAATTTTCATAAGGTCCAATCATTATTAATTCGAGATCATCCCCTATATAACGATAAGAGAGCAAATACTGGATGGTTTTTATCTTGAACTTATGAACAAATACTCCACGGAGTATCACCTTTTTTTTCAACGCCAATAGATGGATTTTCGGCAATCTTTATCACTTGTTTGTTCAGCAATTTTTTTTCTTGCTCGATAAATTTTCTAACTTTTCGTTCAAATGATCGGGACTGAATAATTTTCATTGGCGATTACCCAAATTTGTACTCTGATGATTCACCCTGTTCCAGCTCTGCAATACCGATAAGGATATCTTTAATCAGGCTATAGGTTAAATCGGAATTTTCTTCAGCACACT of Desulfosarcina sp. BuS5 contains these proteins:
- a CDS encoding type II toxin-antitoxin system RelE/ParE family toxin, whose protein sequence is MKIIQSRSFERKVRKFIEQEKKLLNKQVIKIAENPSIGVEKKGDTPWSICS
- a CDS encoding ABC-F family ATP-binding cassette domain-containing protein; amino-acid sequence: MSKSYGAQPLFTDISLKVLENERLGLIGPNGAGKSTLLKILANMEPADSGEISRKRNTNMIYLPQEDVLDSDKTIEETLFHAIPKELEAWQVSKRRQKIISLIEIDNTNQKVKTLSGGLRKRLAIGQALFQKPDLLLMDEPTNHLDLEGILWLEKILKDAAFAFVLVSHDRFFLENTTNRIVELNRRYPGGFIKVEGNYNEFAEKREKYIQEQAKQETVLSNKVHREIEWLRRGPKARTSKARYRIDKAYRLEENLETIKGRNAHNRSVDIAFESTHRKTKKLLDAKKLRKSLGGKLLFDNLSLQLTPGRGIGVMGRNGTGKSSLIHILNGKLAPEAGSVKTADGLKIVTFDQKRELKDGSRTLRQVLSPEGDTVIYQGRPFHVTVWAKRFLFKTEQLDMPVAGLSGGEKARVFIANLMLQPADILLLDEPTNDLDIPTLEVLEDSLEEFPGAIVLITHDRFLMERICDLLLYLDGNGSAEYFADYDQWLQYRKIRLSAKPNAGETSKSPPDNKPHKLAYEERKELNRIERQIEKAEVIADNLKQQLHDPDIMCDADRLAKIYTEHQKAQKKFEHLYQRWEELESRSNGMES
- a CDS encoding type II toxin-antitoxin system RelE/ParE family toxin, which encodes MPKIHLLALKKKVILRGVFVHKFKIKTIQYLLSYRYIGDDLELIMIGPYENYYRDLKELPKSKIKGRTRQIQPTQKAARLIANGSRRLRLLESFAINAVS
- a CDS encoding HD domain-containing protein, producing the protein MDNNKLLKLFIEAGKLKRIKRTGWAMKNIPCPESVADHSFRTSFIALILGTMLELNVEKLLKMSLLHDLPEIITGDITPHCGIPVTEKYEKEKIAIKKFNDIFPDNNSSIVDLWEEYESRNSPEARLLKNIDKLEMAIQAFEYQKQYPEIDLEEFINNAKMNINNPTILSIFKALTRQITGQRFSSPGFDCCQ